The genomic region GATGTCCGAAACGGGGGCAAAGTTGATGTGAATGCCCAGGCGCTGGCACTGGCGGCCAATTTCCTGACCCATCCGGTACACCAGCTTTTCGTCGCGGATGGCGCCCAGCGTCATTTGCTTGGGGTACTCCATCGCGCTGTCGAGGCGCATGGCCAGGCCCCACTCGCCGTCGATGCCCACCAGCAGGGGCACGGAGGCGGCCGCCTGATAGCGGTTGGTCAGCATGGCCTGCCGGTGCGGACCGCCCTGAAAGAAGATAAGACCGCCGATGTGGTAATGCCGCACCAGCGTTTCGATATACTGGTAGTGCGCCTCATCCTGATTGGAGAAGGTTGCTACCATGAAGAACTGACCGATTTTCTGCTCCTGGGTGAGCGTAGCAAAGACACTATCTACCCAGCGCTGTTCCTGAGGGGCAAGCGCAAGCACCTCTACCGGACGAACCCGGATAGGGTTTGCTTTTTTGCGCTTCACAACTGACTTTTCTGCACGATCCACGGGCGCGAAAGTTGTCAGAAGGCTCGTTTTGAGAATACCCCTTGTCCAGCCGAAGGAGGTCAGCAAGCCGAGAACCAGCAGGGCTGACGCCAGAAAGACAACTTTAATACGCATCTTCACCAATCTAAACAGTTACGATTCAGGTTGAGTACACTATACTCCAATCTGGTTATAAAATTAAGCAAACCCTTAGGAAGTGCCTAATGAAAGTTCGGTCATGGATGGGAAATACGCAAAAAATGCGCCGTATTTTTCGGAATTTAACGACATTTTCACCCCAGGACCGGGCGGCGTCCGTACGGATCGTTAGATTGGCAGGGACGTCAATCGTTTAAATTTCCTAATTACGGTCTATGAATCCGGACAACGCCAGACAGACATGCCCTCATATTAATGGATTTGCCTTAATGCGACAACTTCTTCTGCTGACAATGGTTTTTGGTTTCTATTCAGCGATGGCGCAGGTTACTAACCGGGCTTACGGACTGATGCTCAGGACGCTGTACAAAGGCACCGTTCCGACGGTCAGCGTGGCAGACCTGCACAAAAACCCGAAAGTAATTCTGCTGGATACCCGCGCCCGGCGCGAATTTGAGGTCAGCCACCTCCCCGGTGCCCAGTGGGTCGGTTTTGACGAATTTGATCTTAAACGCGTGGCGGCCGTGCCCAGGGATTCGCCCATTGTGGTCTACTGCTCGGTCGGTTACCGCAGCGAACGGATCGGGGAGAAACTGCTGGCGGCGGGCTTCACCCACGTCCGTAACCTCTACGGCAGCATCTTCGAGTGGGTCAACCAGGGCTACCCGCTGGTGGATTCCGCCGGAAAGCCGACAAACCGAATCCACGCGTATAACCGGGCCTGGGGCGTCTGGGTCGATAAAGGAGAGAAAGTGTATGACTAGCGAATTCTGGAACGAACGCTACCGGCAGGAACAAACGGGCTGGGACATCGGAACCGTTTCCACGCCTCTGCAAACGTATTTTGACCAGCTCAGCGACCGCTCAGCCCGCATTCTTATCCCCGGAGCCGGGAACGCCTACGAAGCCGAATATCTGCTCCGGAAAGGCTTTACGGACGTAACGGTAGTGGATATTTCGGACGAAGTGATCGGCAGACTGGCCGAACGGCTGCAACCGCTCGCCGGAAACCGGCTGACTCTGGTTTGTGAAGATTTCTTTGCGCATGAAGGCCGGTACGACCTTATCGTTGAGCAGACGTTTTTCTGTGCCCTGAACCCTGCTTTGCGGGAGGCGTATGTCCGGAAAATGAAGGCGTTGCTGAAACCAGCGGGAGTGCTGGCAGGGGTATTGTTCGACCGGACGTTTGCGCAGGATGGGCCGCCGTTTGGCGGAAGCGTGGCGGAGTATGACCGCTTGTTTACGGCAGAATTTGGATCGGTGCAGATAGAACCCTGCTACAATTCCATTCCGCCGCGGGCGGGCGCTGAGGTCTTCATCCTCATTCGCCCCTGAGTTTACAGCATTTTCTTCTTGAGCATTTCCCAGCCGAAGGCAAAGGCACCCGGACCCGCCGCGCGAACCGTCGCCGTCAGCGAACGCTTGACCGACGCCTGGGGCAGCGTGCGGCATACTGCCGTTGTCTTGACCTTTTTGGCTTTGCGGTGTGCCGAAAAAAGGTTGTGCGGATGTCCGATGGCCGAGGCGCTCAGACTAATACCCATCAGGAATACGACGAATAACGCTTTCATAGCTTTGTGCGGATTAGTTCCGTTAGAAGTTGATACAAAGATATAGGCTTTGGAGTGTACCTTGCAATGCATAGTACTATATTTTTTGAAAATTTTGTGTGAACGGTCAATTACTATGACGAATGGTATTGCTAAAAGTCACAGCCTATGCGTACGTAAATGTAGGGACGTTCGGAGGGCGGCTAAAGTTTTTCCGGCTGAAGTGCATTTTTTGGGGTGTGAACCTTCAGAATTTTGGGACAAAACCTGACAGCTTCCGTCAGGTTTTGTCCGTATCGGGCCTTATTCGGAGAGCACAATCCGCTTCATGGCACCGTCTTCGTTCTGCGTAACCGTCACAAAGTAAACTCCTTTCGCCTTTTTGCCCAGATCGATCTGGCCAGTGAAGCTTCCGGAAAAGTCCTTCACATCCTTGCGGGCGATTTCCCTGCCATCCGGCGTGGTCACCCGAATCTTCACGTCGCCTTTTGCCGGAGCCGTAAACCGAACGTTCAGTTCGTGCTGTTCCGGGTTGTTGGGATAAACCTGCAGGCTGCGGATGGTCGAGGCTTTCGGGGAGTCGCCCAGATCGACGCTCCAGTTCCGGAAGGCGTCGTTCATGCGCGTGCTCCAGTTTTCCGGAAACGAGAACTCAAACCGGCGGGAGCGGTCGGCCAGCGAGTCGGGATAAACCCGGTAACGCCGGGTGCTGCGGTCGCCGTTAAGCTCCGCCCGACTGTCGCCGCTCCGCTGCCGGAGATCCACCCGGTTGCCGTTCACGTCGCGCTGCACGATCCGGGTGCTGCCGTTGTCGTCTTCGACAATGATCGTAATCTGGCCCCGGTTGTTGCCGCGCTTGGTCCGGAGTGAGTCCACGATGCGGTTGACCATCGCGTCGCGGTCGTCGTCCTTCATGCCCTCGACATTGTAGGTGCGGTCGAACTCCCGCATTTCACCGGCATCGGTACGTTCCATTACTTTTACTTTCACCTGGCCTTTTTCCTTGGCCTTGTCTGTCTGGGCAGTTGCTGCCGTCAAAACGCCGCCAAACAGCAGGGCTGTCATGAGCAGACGGGATGCGTTTCTGGTGTTCATAGTGGTAAAAAGTTATCAACCTCTGGAACGGTGCAAACGTACACCATTGGGAATTACTACGCTGTTA from Tellurirhabdus rosea harbors:
- a CDS encoding T9SS type A sorting domain-containing protein, yielding MNTRNASRLLMTALLFGGVLTAATAQTDKAKEKGQVKVKVMERTDAGEMREFDRTYNVEGMKDDDRDAMVNRIVDSLRTKRGNNRGQITIIVEDDNGSTRIVQRDVNGNRVDLRQRSGDSRAELNGDRSTRRYRVYPDSLADRSRRFEFSFPENWSTRMNDAFRNWSVDLGDSPKASTIRSLQVYPNNPEQHELNVRFTAPAKGDVKIRVTTPDGREIARKDVKDFSGSFTGQIDLGKKAKGVYFVTVTQNEDGAMKRIVLSE
- a CDS encoding methyltransferase; this translates as MTSEFWNERYRQEQTGWDIGTVSTPLQTYFDQLSDRSARILIPGAGNAYEAEYLLRKGFTDVTVVDISDEVIGRLAERLQPLAGNRLTLVCEDFFAHEGRYDLIVEQTFFCALNPALREAYVRKMKALLKPAGVLAGVLFDRTFAQDGPPFGGSVAEYDRLFTAEFGSVQIEPCYNSIPPRAGAEVFILIRP
- a CDS encoding rhodanese-like domain-containing protein, coding for MRQLLLLTMVFGFYSAMAQVTNRAYGLMLRTLYKGTVPTVSVADLHKNPKVILLDTRARREFEVSHLPGAQWVGFDEFDLKRVAAVPRDSPIVVYCSVGYRSERIGEKLLAAGFTHVRNLYGSIFEWVNQGYPLVDSAGKPTNRIHAYNRAWGVWVDKGEKVYD